Below is a genomic region from Drosophila kikkawai strain 14028-0561.14 chromosome X, DkikHiC1v2, whole genome shotgun sequence.
AAAACCCCCTCAAGTGCATAAACTCAGGCAAAAAGATCCCTTATAGAACTAACATACAATAACAAACTCTTGATTTTTAGATGGAAAACATaagaaatgtttatttatgccCCGCCAGAGTAGGCGTCGTCGTTGTGTGAACAAGCAGCTGCCTTAGAACTGGCCATCGCTACCCCAGGAGGTCTTGACGGTATCCTCATTCCAGTCCTCGACTCCTCCAACGGTCTCGGCGGCGCCAACCTCATCGGCCCAGTTGGTGGTCTCCTCAACCGGATGATCGACGGCCTCCTCAATCTTGGGTGGCGGCAGCAGCTCCTTGGCGGCGGCCTCCTCCTTCTCAGCCTCCTCGGGATCGCGGTAGAAGAACAGATCAACAACCACGGGCCACTCGACGCTGCGCGAGATGGTGCCGCGCAGGCGGAGAACTTCGCGGGCCAAAAGCCACCACATCAGACCAATGGAATGGGCCGACTTGTTGTTGCACGGAATGGCAATATCGATGTAACGCAGCGGCGAATCGGTATTGGTGAAGGCAATCACCGGGATGTTCACATACGAGGCCTCCATAATGGGCTGATGATCGGTGTTGGGATCGGTCACAACCAGCAGACGTGGCTCACGGAAAGCGGGCTGAATCTGATTGGTGAAGGCACCGGGAGTGAAGCGGCCAGCAATGGGAGTGGTGTCCGTATACTTGGCGAACTTCAGCACGGCGCGCTGGCCAATGGGACGCGACGAGATGACGAAGACCTGCCGCATggagagaaaataaaaagagataTTAGTAAGGCGGCTTCTAAAGGAGACTCTAAAGGGACAGATGCCTTGTGAAGCGTGGCTAGTCAGCGGTTAAGTTGAAATCATTGCATTTCATACCCGAAAGATTAGTAAAAAATTCATCATGTTAAGCCACGCGGACACACAGGTAAAtctttatatatgtatatatactcaCATCCGAGGCGTTATCAATGGCCACAATGGCGCGGGCGGCCAGCTGCAGCTTCTCCCAGGTCTTGCCCAGGTTGATGATGTTGACACCGTCAGCGCGGCGCTTGTACACATACTGCTCCATCTGGAAGTTGACGTTCTCCGAACCCAAATGGGTGGTGGCCACCAACATCTTGGTGATGTCGTCCTCCTTGAGGGACAGAATATCTAAGCCTCCCGACATGTTAACGTGGAAAGAGTTACGGAACCTGTAGAGGATTACCAAGAACTCGTGTTAGTACGGTTTCGACATAACCCCAAACCACGTGCGCGTCTCCGCCGCCAACACATTTCGCGTCGCGTGGTTTGCACTCTGCAGGTGTTTCTGTGTGGCAGGATCCTTGTGGCCGGGCATCTCCTTAAGTCAAGGAGTATTTTTCCCCAAGTAACCGCAGGGTTTTGGGTTAAATTTGGGTTTCTCGAAGAACTTACGTCTGGATGCCGCTGGGAGTTTTGACAAAATGGACGATTGTAGGGTTGATGATAGTCAAAGTATCAATCTATCGATATTTTAGGGTTGCCAATAATATATCGATGAAAAAAAAGATTAAACGTTCATGTTAAAATGTCGAAATCAATCTTACACGCTTACAGAATAACAGTGTCAAATTTGTATGGGAATGTTAGTTTGGGGTAGAATTCTCGTTTTTGGGGTAGAATTCTCATGTAGAATGTTAAAATGTAGAGAACGATTGTAGGGTTGTATTTCAACGTCCAGTGTTGCCATGAATTTGGCTTTTCtcctaaaaaatctcaaaaatggAATACGGCTAATACAGCAAAGTAACGATGTTGTTATCGATACTAGCAGTGGGCAATATCGATATTTAGAGACAGACAAAATTCGATGcttgatttgaatttgaaaatttaCCGGTAACAAAATGTTGGTTTAGCttgttcttaaaaaaaaaaaggtttcaaGTAAAATTcaattgataaaaaatatatttatcagttgtaaacatttaataaatattttttttgtttattttatgtttaaattaacttaattttcctcttttttttttaaacttaaatttccttgtaactttaaaaaatttctttgcttttttaagGGTTTAACCCTAAATTCCTTTaaccaaaattaatttaaaatctcaagaaaaccatttaaaaattgtgAATGCAACTTTATTCAAgtatattcattttttttcagttgtttgttgttgtttttttattttttcgtctTGTTGGTGTccgtgtttttttgttataatcTTGTTATTGTTAGTGTACATTGAATATTACCAtacataaaaatgtatttcaatcTTAAGTTTAAGGCAAAAACAATTGATAAACGTATTCTGtgttgcattttgtttttttttgtttcgacGGAAGATAAATCAACAAGGAAAAAAAGttgaaacaattttaaatttcgacTAGAACTTacatgtttattaattaatattaattagaataatatatttatcatGTGGGCCCCGAGTGGGCGTGGGCAGGACTAGGGATTGCGTGCTGCGTCATGTGCCTGGCAACGGGGGTCGTCGTATGTGTATGCCTCATGTGTGATtattgctgtgtg
It encodes:
- the sta gene encoding small ribosomal subunit protein uS2; its protein translation is MSGGLDILSLKEDDITKMLVATTHLGSENVNFQMEQYVYKRRADGVNIINLGKTWEKLQLAARAIVAIDNASDVFVISSRPIGQRAVLKFAKYTDTTPIAGRFTPGAFTNQIQPAFREPRLLVVTDPNTDHQPIMEASYVNIPVIAFTNTDSPLRYIDIAIPCNNKSAHSIGLMWWLLAREVLRLRGTISRSVEWPVVVDLFFYRDPEEAEKEEAAAKELLPPPKIEEAVDHPVEETTNWADEVGAAETVGGVEDWNEDTVKTSWGSDGQF